Proteins from a single region of Mucilaginibacter daejeonensis:
- a CDS encoding ATP-dependent DNA helicase, translated as MSAKITLNEEQEQAFKAIKKFLEHPAANTFILKGYAGTGKTFLMQHLGKWLEENNLSFRMLATTGRAATVLRGKTGFTTKTVHSEVYNFSKVEGIDGPDYKAVKPVDRNINQMLLQFLTRPPDNEDLKVVYIVDEASMLSGHQSADNKFATYGSGVLLDDLFEVAGNNKVIFVGDPCQLPPVRQSISPALDVNWLAQQQRVAISFSLQKIERTDAGNDILKLATAVREMSMKPQLDKLKLPAAGLSNVNLYPSDKELFREYLQRYRTKGTDHTLAIARSNKMVQYINRAVRRELYGSSKKPLQEGDVLLVTQNNYFVPLTNGDMVKVIYLGEFRTSIGYRFQEAIVKAFATGNEYKVMLSLDSMDHAGTDLNDKMQNELLAGFNIRMRDDKIKPNGEVYRKRMREDQFLNSLRVNYGYAVTCHKAQGGEWDDVFLFLEHNMYSMKHPELCKWWYTSITRARKELNLVERWCE; from the coding sequence ATGTCGGCCAAGATCACTTTAAATGAAGAGCAGGAGCAGGCTTTTAAGGCCATCAAAAAGTTCCTGGAACATCCCGCTGCTAACACTTTTATACTAAAAGGCTATGCCGGCACCGGCAAGACCTTCCTGATGCAGCACCTGGGCAAGTGGCTCGAAGAGAACAACCTGTCTTTCCGTATGCTGGCCACTACCGGCCGTGCCGCCACCGTGCTACGTGGTAAAACAGGCTTCACCACCAAGACGGTCCATAGCGAAGTGTATAACTTTAGTAAGGTGGAAGGCATAGATGGCCCCGACTACAAGGCCGTGAAACCGGTAGACCGCAACATTAACCAAATGTTGTTACAGTTCCTCACCCGCCCACCCGATAATGAGGACCTTAAGGTGGTCTACATCGTCGATGAAGCTTCCATGCTCTCGGGGCACCAAAGCGCTGATAATAAATTTGCCACTTACGGCTCCGGTGTGCTGCTTGATGACTTGTTCGAGGTGGCGGGTAACAACAAAGTGATCTTTGTGGGTGATCCATGCCAGTTACCGCCGGTGAGACAAAGCATCAGCCCTGCGCTCGATGTTAACTGGCTGGCACAGCAACAACGGGTGGCCATAAGCTTTAGCCTCCAAAAGATCGAACGCACCGATGCTGGTAATGACATCCTTAAGCTGGCCACCGCCGTGCGGGAGATGAGTATGAAGCCGCAGTTAGATAAGTTGAAGCTGCCTGCTGCAGGATTGAGCAACGTTAACCTGTATCCGTCAGATAAAGAGTTGTTCCGCGAGTACCTGCAACGGTACCGCACCAAGGGCACTGATCACACGCTGGCCATTGCCCGCAGTAACAAAATGGTGCAGTACATCAACCGGGCCGTTAGGCGCGAGTTGTATGGTTCCTCGAAAAAGCCATTGCAGGAAGGTGATGTGCTGCTGGTAACGCAGAACAATTACTTTGTCCCGCTTACTAACGGCGATATGGTGAAGGTGATCTACCTGGGCGAGTTTCGCACGTCTATCGGTTACCGTTTTCAGGAGGCCATCGTAAAAGCTTTTGCTACTGGTAATGAGTATAAGGTGATGCTATCGCTCGATAGTATGGATCATGCCGGTACCGACCTGAACGACAAGATGCAGAACGAACTGCTGGCCGGCTTCAACATCCGCATGCGCGATGACAAGATCAAACCCAACGGCGAGGTATATCGCAAACGGATGCGCGAGGATCAGTTCCTGAATAGCTTACGCGTCAATTATGGTTACGCCGTTACCTGCCACAAGGCCCAGGGCGGCGAATGGGATGATGTATTCCTCTTCCTCGAGCACAACATGTACAGCATGAAACACCCCGAACTATGCAAATGGTGGTACACCTCGATCACCCGCGCCCGCAAGGAGCTTAATTTGGTAGAGCGGTGGTGTGAATGA
- a CDS encoding RNA polymerase sigma factor yields MMFLKHKYSTEELITKCRSGHGKAQELLYKQFAPKMLAVCMRYAVDKMEAEDMLQNGFIRVFNKITEYRGEGSFEGWMRRIMVHSSIEYYRKHHKMIQVDMDDSGYEPPVNGIASSSLETKDLLKLIHELPAGYRMVFNLYAIEGYSHKEIADIAGITEGASKSQLSRARGILKQKIEQLEGKHYEYAG; encoded by the coding sequence ATGATGTTCCTGAAACATAAATATTCGACCGAAGAACTCATCACCAAATGCAGATCAGGGCACGGCAAAGCGCAGGAATTGCTTTATAAGCAGTTCGCGCCAAAGATGCTGGCCGTGTGCATGCGCTACGCGGTGGACAAGATGGAGGCCGAAGATATGTTGCAGAATGGCTTTATCAGGGTGTTCAATAAGATCACTGAGTACCGGGGCGAAGGGAGTTTTGAAGGCTGGATGCGCCGCATCATGGTGCACAGCTCGATCGAGTACTACCGCAAACATCATAAAATGATACAGGTGGATATGGACGATAGCGGCTACGAGCCACCGGTGAACGGTATAGCATCATCAAGCCTGGAGACCAAGGACCTGTTAAAACTGATACACGAGTTGCCCGCAGGCTACCGCATGGTATTTAACCTTTATGCCATTGAGGGCTACAGCCATAAGGAGATAGCCGATATAGCGGGCATCACCGAGGGCGCCTCTAAATCGCAACTATCACGAGCAAGGGGCATTTTAAAACAAAAGATCGAACAACTGGAGGGAAAGCATTATGAATATGCAGGATAA
- a CDS encoding outer membrane beta-barrel protein: MKRYIFTAILCAATAVVFAQTKTTTTTTQTTVTVNDKGDTVEVRTDTVRTRKKLIKFSLNTGERTSAKSDSSEKEMPSKAPGFSWGITFARFDLGLATLVDNGSFNLSPTNNFLRYRSWKSSNVGFDVLQAGYRFDSAFRIYVSAGLDWTHLRLRENITIQQDGPDDALRYTQDNINYSKNRFTSSYIRIPLTFDWRSRQNDAGKRFHITGGPMVGFLYNGRVKQISGENGKEKFNNTYHFAKVRYGVTGRLGYGALGVFAKYYFNDMFDTAAQEGLRNFSFGLMFGF; this comes from the coding sequence ATGAAACGCTACATATTTACCGCCATACTTTGTGCGGCAACCGCAGTTGTATTCGCACAAACCAAAACCACTACTACCACTACCCAAACCACCGTTACCGTTAACGATAAGGGCGACACCGTTGAGGTGCGTACCGATACCGTACGTACCCGCAAAAAGCTGATCAAGTTCAGCCTCAACACCGGCGAGCGTACATCGGCCAAAAGCGATAGTTCGGAAAAGGAAATGCCGTCAAAAGCTCCGGGGTTTTCATGGGGTATCACCTTTGCCCGCTTTGATCTGGGTTTGGCCACACTGGTGGATAATGGCAGCTTCAACCTATCACCTACCAACAACTTTTTGCGTTACCGCTCATGGAAGAGCAGCAACGTGGGTTTTGACGTCTTACAGGCAGGCTACCGTTTTGACAGTGCATTCCGCATCTATGTATCGGCCGGTCTGGATTGGACGCACCTGCGCCTGCGCGAAAATATCACCATACAACAGGATGGACCAGATGATGCGCTGCGCTACACTCAGGACAATATCAATTATAGCAAGAACCGCTTTACCTCGAGCTACATCCGTATACCGCTTACCTTTGACTGGAGAAGCCGCCAGAACGACGCCGGCAAACGTTTCCACATCACTGGCGGACCAATGGTTGGCTTCCTGTACAATGGCCGTGTGAAACAGATCAGTGGCGAGAACGGTAAGGAAAAATTCAACAACACCTACCACTTTGCCAAAGTACGCTACGGCGTTACCGGCCGTTTAGGTTACGGCGCGCTGGGTGTATTTGCCAAATACTACTTTAACGACATGTTCGATACCGCCGCACAAGAGGGTCTGCGTAACTTCTCCTTTGGATTGATGTTCGGGTTCTAA
- the hemJ gene encoding protoporphyrinogen oxidase HemJ, producing MYFYIKAIHIIFVVSWMAGLFYAVRLFIYHTEAQDKPEVERNILTAEYERIEKRLWNIIATPAMVLTLAAGITMMFLDGSLVHAHWLMVKLSFVVGLIAYHLKCASMMEEMRKGVFKWTSFQLRLWNEVATILLFAIVFLAVLKDALSWIYGVIGLIAFAMIIMSAVKIYKNYRVKKGIK from the coding sequence ATGTACTTCTACATCAAAGCCATACATATCATATTCGTGGTCAGCTGGATGGCGGGGCTTTTTTATGCTGTGCGCCTGTTCATTTACCATACCGAGGCACAAGACAAGCCCGAGGTAGAGCGTAACATCCTCACTGCCGAGTATGAGCGCATCGAGAAACGCCTGTGGAACATTATTGCCACCCCGGCCATGGTGCTTACCCTGGCGGCCGGTATCACCATGATGTTCCTCGATGGCTCACTGGTGCATGCTCATTGGTTGATGGTGAAGCTGAGCTTTGTGGTGGGCCTCATTGCCTATCACCTTAAATGTGCCAGCATGATGGAGGAGATGCGCAAAGGCGTTTTCAAATGGACCTCCTTCCAACTCCGCTTATGGAACGAGGTAGCCACCATTTTGCTATTTGCCATCGTGTTCCTTGCCGTACTTAAAGATGCTCTGAGCTGGATCTATGGCGTGATCGGCCTCATCGCCTTCGCCATGATCATTATGTCGGCCGTAAAGATTTACAAGAACTATCGCGTTAAGAAAGGCATCAAATAG
- the ilvA gene encoding threonine ammonia-lyase IlvA, with translation MDTETNMQLDFATARERLRKVVRRTPLEFNQGLSDKYGCEIYFKREDLQVVRSYKLRGAYNMISQLPHEQLAKGVVCASAGNHAQGVAFSCKRLDIKGVIFMPGITPRQKVKQTEMFGNGNVEIVLVGDTFDDCLQEALKYTEANGMTFIPPFDDHRIIEGQGTVGIEINEDLPDAEVIVMPVGGGGLAAGVGSFFKQLNPNIQLIGVEPEGAPSMIEAIRRGQPYTLSQINRFVDGAAVKRVGHFTYQICNEVLDDMLSVPEGKVCTTILKLYNEDAIVVEPAGALSVAVLDLIKDQIAGKKVVCVISGGNNDIDRMGEIKEQSLLYEGLKHYFIVRFPQRPGALKLFVSEVLGPGDDITRFEFIKKTERERGPALVGIELKNAEDYPALLQRMEEHKFDVIEVNRDQTLFEYLV, from the coding sequence ATGGATACCGAAACCAACATGCAGCTAGACTTTGCTACGGCCCGCGAAAGGCTGCGCAAAGTGGTACGCCGTACGCCGCTGGAATTTAATCAGGGGCTGTCGGACAAGTACGGCTGCGAGATATATTTCAAACGTGAGGACCTGCAGGTGGTACGTTCGTACAAATTGCGCGGTGCCTACAACATGATCAGCCAGTTACCTCACGAGCAGTTAGCTAAAGGCGTGGTTTGCGCCAGTGCAGGTAACCATGCTCAGGGCGTAGCCTTTTCTTGCAAGCGACTTGACATCAAAGGCGTGATCTTTATGCCGGGAATTACACCCCGCCAAAAAGTGAAGCAGACCGAAATGTTCGGCAATGGCAACGTGGAGATCGTGCTCGTAGGTGACACCTTTGATGACTGCTTACAGGAAGCCCTGAAGTACACCGAGGCTAATGGTATGACCTTCATCCCCCCTTTTGATGATCACCGGATCATTGAAGGTCAGGGTACCGTAGGTATCGAGATCAATGAGGACCTGCCGGATGCTGAGGTGATCGTGATGCCGGTGGGTGGCGGCGGTTTGGCTGCTGGTGTAGGCAGCTTTTTCAAGCAGCTTAACCCCAACATCCAACTGATCGGTGTTGAACCTGAAGGTGCACCTTCTATGATCGAGGCCATACGTCGTGGACAGCCGTATACCCTGTCGCAAATTAACCGTTTCGTTGATGGTGCGGCGGTGAAGCGCGTAGGCCATTTTACCTACCAGATCTGCAATGAGGTGCTGGATGATATGCTCTCGGTACCTGAAGGTAAGGTTTGTACTACTATATTGAAGCTTTACAACGAGGACGCCATAGTGGTGGAGCCTGCAGGCGCACTATCGGTAGCGGTACTTGACCTCATCAAAGATCAAATAGCCGGTAAAAAGGTGGTTTGCGTGATCAGTGGTGGTAATAATGATATCGACCGCATGGGCGAGATCAAGGAGCAATCATTACTGTATGAAGGCTTGAAGCACTATTTCATTGTACGTTTCCCGCAGCGTCCGGGAGCCTTGAAACTGTTTGTGAGTGAAGTATTAGGTCCTGGTGATGATATCACCCGTTTTGAGTTCATTAAAAAGACCGAACGCGAACGCGGACCGGCCCTGGTAGGCATCGAACTTAAAAATGCAGAGGACTACCCTGCCCTGCTGCAACGCATGGAAGAACACAAGTTTGATGTGATCGAGGTGAACCGCGACCAAACGCTGTTCGAATACCTGGTTTAA
- the hemE gene encoding uroporphyrinogen decarboxylase has protein sequence MENSLFIKAAFSQLTERPPVWMMRQAGRFMPQYWEIKNKYSFLEMCKTPEIAADVTMLPVDLLDIDAAILFSDILVTGEAMGGDLSFTQGVGPKFANPVRTQADVDRLEVDVQPRLQYVADAIKVIQQRLNGRIPLIGFAGAPFTVMSYLVEGGSSRDFKLTKLMLHNQPELAHQLLSKIAKVTADYLNLQIEAGVNAVQIFDSWAQALAWDDYKEFSHNYIAQIISQLKRKDIPVISFCKGSSVFAPLMAEAKPDVVSIDWNVDLLDMKHRLPQGVAVQGNLDPHILYADKPVIKERIHRLFERMRNEPGFIFNLGHGIMPDIPFDNVKYAVEVIKEFRY, from the coding sequence ATGGAAAATTCATTATTTATTAAAGCCGCATTCTCACAGCTTACCGAGCGCCCGCCGGTATGGATGATGCGCCAGGCCGGCCGTTTTATGCCGCAATACTGGGAGATCAAGAACAAGTACTCTTTTTTGGAGATGTGCAAAACTCCCGAGATAGCGGCCGATGTGACCATGCTGCCCGTTGACCTGCTCGACATCGATGCGGCGATCCTGTTCTCCGACATATTGGTAACCGGTGAGGCTATGGGTGGCGATCTGAGCTTTACCCAGGGTGTTGGTCCTAAATTCGCTAACCCTGTGCGCACCCAGGCCGATGTTGACCGACTGGAGGTAGATGTACAACCACGCTTACAATATGTGGCCGATGCGATCAAGGTGATCCAGCAACGCCTGAACGGCCGTATACCGCTGATCGGCTTTGCCGGTGCGCCATTTACCGTAATGAGTTACCTGGTGGAGGGTGGGTCATCACGTGATTTTAAGCTTACCAAGCTTATGCTGCACAACCAGCCTGAGCTGGCGCACCAGTTGCTGAGCAAGATCGCCAAAGTAACGGCCGATTACCTGAACCTGCAGATCGAGGCCGGCGTGAATGCCGTGCAGATATTTGATAGCTGGGCGCAGGCTCTTGCTTGGGATGATTACAAAGAATTTTCACATAACTACATCGCGCAGATCATTAGCCAATTGAAACGTAAGGATATCCCGGTGATATCGTTCTGCAAAGGCAGTTCGGTCTTCGCGCCGCTGATGGCCGAGGCCAAACCTGATGTGGTATCGATCGACTGGAACGTTGACTTACTGGATATGAAACATCGCCTGCCGCAAGGTGTGGCCGTGCAGGGTAACCTGGATCCGCACATCCTTTATGCCGATAAGCCGGTGATCAAAGAGCGTATACACCGCCTGTTCGAGCGTATGCGCAATGAGCCGGGCTTCATCTTCAACCTGGGCCACGGCATCATGCCTGATATCCCTTTCGACAACGTTAAGTACGCGGTCGAGGTGATCAAAGAGTTCAGGTATTAA
- a CDS encoding ABC transporter ATP-binding protein, with protein MATTPPFIEVVGLTKIYPGKHRSGIQDINLNIEQGKITAIIGESGSGKSTLLRSIFGLLTPDEGKVIFEGVRVWGPDEKLIPGHDAMKMVTQHTDDLNLYAKVWDNLAILLPNTDLQAKQERPEKILRQLNMMHLADKRVADLSGGEKQRTAIARALVTQPKLLLLDEPFNQVDTTFRDGLQQDIRRIVKESGLTVIIVSHDPTEVLSMADDLIVVKDGSILERNAPKAMYNDPQNLYTARLLAHCNILLNEEARALRIKGTKERVVIYPEWITPLTTAGESLDWTVKEILFKGAYEEIHLEYGPIEIHLINHELGMYDHYSHINVRVKKFLEF; from the coding sequence ATGGCAACTACTCCCCCCTTCATTGAGGTCGTTGGGCTTACCAAGATCTATCCCGGCAAACATCGTTCAGGCATTCAGGATATCAACCTGAATATTGAACAGGGCAAGATCACCGCGATCATTGGTGAAAGCGGTAGTGGTAAAAGCACCCTCCTGCGTTCCATATTTGGTTTGCTTACGCCCGATGAAGGCAAAGTGATCTTTGAAGGGGTACGCGTTTGGGGGCCGGATGAGAAACTCATCCCCGGTCATGATGCCATGAAGATGGTGACCCAGCACACCGACGACCTGAATCTGTACGCCAAGGTGTGGGATAACTTAGCCATTCTACTACCCAACACCGACCTGCAGGCCAAGCAAGAACGCCCGGAGAAGATATTACGCCAGCTCAACATGATGCACCTGGCCGATAAGCGTGTGGCCGACCTGAGCGGTGGCGAGAAACAACGTACCGCTATTGCCCGCGCCTTAGTGACGCAGCCTAAGCTACTTTTGTTAGATGAGCCCTTTAACCAAGTAGATACCACCTTTAGGGACGGCTTACAGCAAGATATTCGCCGGATCGTTAAGGAAAGCGGCTTGACGGTGATCATCGTATCGCACGATCCTACAGAGGTACTTTCGATGGCCGACGACCTGATCGTGGTAAAAGATGGCTCGATACTGGAACGCAACGCCCCCAAGGCTATGTACAACGACCCGCAGAACCTGTACACCGCCCGCCTGCTGGCGCATTGCAACATTCTACTCAACGAGGAGGCCCGTGCACTGCGTATAAAAGGTACTAAGGAACGTGTTGTGATATACCCTGAGTGGATCACCCCGCTCACCACCGCCGGCGAAAGCCTGGATTGGACCGTTAAAGAGATCCTGTTCAAAGGTGCTTACGAAGAGATACACTTAGAGTATGGCCCCATCGAGATACATCTCATTAACCACGAACTGGGCATGTACGACCACTACAGCCACATTAACGTAAGGGTAAAGAAGTTTCTGGAGTTTTAA